One segment of Drosophila ananassae strain 14024-0371.13 chromosome 3R, ASM1763931v2, whole genome shotgun sequence DNA contains the following:
- the LOC6503305 gene encoding cilia- and flagella-associated protein 299, giving the protein MNFLDFNTYEDYVDSFITLKDVRYLSNIQVERNLILNACGKNCLGGLLTRAQFEERRDKAMLLLKPRGLFGVYHFSDFLNNNDKVLQQLALREKKLIERQLSTVIYLQMRSQKGLEVSSFIDLEQSLRESRFKTAVNITDWRGVFEGTKKLMPGKHHLSYFAWNRNRVQYNDSDNFRVVNEGAHSLLLKHVGDHKIICVNATCKCPYSRNAKRAMYPSSVYGYVIFFDHIIRRIN; this is encoded by the exons ATGAATTTTCTTGACTTCAACACTTACGAGGACTACGTGGACAGCTTTATAACTCTGAAGGATGTTCGGTACTTGAGCAATATCCAAGTCGAAAGAAACCTGATTTTAAATGCCTGTGGGAAGAACTGCCTGGGAGGACTTCTGACCCGGGCACAGTTTGAAGAACGACGCGACAAGGCGATGCTCCTCCTGAAGCCCCGGGGTCTGTTTGGGGTCTATCACTTCAGTGACTTCCTGAACAACAATGACAAGGTCCTCCAACAGCTTGCCCTTCGGGAGAAGAAGCTGATCGAGCGGCAACTTTCG ACGGTTATTTACCTTCAAATGCGCTCCCAAAAGGGTCTGGAAGTGTCCAGTTTCATCGACTTGGAGCAGAGTCTGCGGGAAAGCCGCTTCAAGACCGCGGTGAATATAACCGATTGGAGGGGTGTTTTTGAGGGCACCAAGAAGCTGATGCCCGGGAAGCACCACCTCAGCTACTTCGCATGGAACCGGAACCGGGTCCAGTACAACGACAGTGACAACTTTCGGGTGGTGAACGAGGGCGCTCACAGCCTACTGCTGAAGCACGTAGGTGATCATAAGATTATTTGCGTGAATGCGACCTGCAAGTGCCCCTACTCCAGAAACGCCAAAAGGGCTATGTATCCTTCCTCCGTCTATGGATACGTCATATTCTTCGACCACATCATCAGGCGCATCAATTAG